In Erythrobacter litoralis HTCC2594, a single genomic region encodes these proteins:
- a CDS encoding flavodoxin family protein yields MLDTTQERLCSENTTDFSDLKAVTVNCTLKPSPQGSHTDKLLGIVAAIMVRNGVSLEQIRFVDHDVAPGVYPDMTEHGFETDEWPQLWPRIRDADILVIGTPIWLGEKSSVCQKFIEKLYAHSGETNDKGQYVFYGKVGGVIVTGNEDGIKHVAMGTLYSLQHVGYTIPPQADAGWIGEAGPGPSYGDPKEDGSGYVGDDNEFTRRNTTFATWNLLHLARMLKDAGGIPAHGNSKDLWNEGHRFDAPNPDYR; encoded by the coding sequence ATGCTCGATACAACGCAAGAGAGACTGTGCAGCGAGAATACGACCGACTTCAGCGATCTGAAGGCAGTCACGGTGAATTGTACGCTCAAGCCGTCCCCGCAGGGATCGCATACCGACAAGCTGCTGGGCATCGTCGCCGCGATCATGGTGCGCAATGGTGTATCTCTCGAGCAGATCCGCTTCGTCGATCATGATGTCGCGCCCGGTGTCTATCCCGACATGACCGAACACGGGTTCGAAACGGACGAGTGGCCACAGCTCTGGCCGCGCATCCGCGATGCCGACATTCTGGTCATTGGAACCCCCATCTGGCTGGGCGAGAAAAGTTCGGTCTGTCAGAAATTCATCGAAAAGCTCTACGCCCACTCGGGCGAGACCAACGACAAGGGACAATATGTATTCTACGGCAAGGTTGGCGGCGTCATCGTCACCGGCAATGAAGACGGGATCAAACACGTCGCCATGGGCACACTCTATTCGCTTCAGCACGTTGGATACACGATCCCGCCGCAAGCCGACGCCGGATGGATCGGCGAAGCGGGCCCCGGCCCAAGCTATGGCGACCCGAAAGAAGATGGCAGCGGCTACGTGGGAGACGACAACGAGTTTACCCGGCGCAACACGACTTTCGCGACGTGGAACCTGTTGCATCTGGCGCGCATGTTGAAAGATGCGGGGGGCATCCCTGCCCATGGCAATTCGAAAGATCTATGGAACGAGGGCCATCGCTTCGACGCCCCCAACCCGGACTATCGCTGA
- a CDS encoding 2OG-Fe(II) oxygenase family protein, with protein sequence MAETRRLFSTPFVIDELQSAAGIAALRQAIEAEHARDGQGVSISNIGGWHSNTRMLEWGGEAARALAYKSMTMADAITQDAKSSQASRFGWVPEMWANVSSKGHANQYHFHPGSFWSAVAYIDDGYGGSDDPALGGELQLLDPRMPMVRMTAPDLRMLDADGKPQQNEISIHPKTGMIVMFPSWLQHAVRPFHGSGTRISIAINLVAALKTG encoded by the coding sequence ATGGCTGAAACACGCCGCCTTTTTTCGACACCTTTTGTCATTGATGAGCTACAAAGCGCTGCGGGCATCGCGGCACTGCGGCAAGCCATCGAGGCCGAACATGCGCGCGACGGGCAGGGCGTCAGCATCTCCAATATCGGTGGCTGGCATTCCAACACCCGGATGCTCGAATGGGGCGGGGAGGCGGCGCGGGCGCTGGCTTACAAGTCCATGACTATGGCCGATGCAATCACGCAGGATGCCAAGAGCTCGCAAGCGAGCCGTTTCGGATGGGTGCCCGAGATGTGGGCCAATGTCTCATCCAAGGGTCATGCCAACCAATATCACTTCCATCCCGGGAGCTTCTGGTCGGCCGTCGCCTATATCGACGATGGCTATGGCGGAAGCGACGATCCTGCCTTGGGAGGCGAGCTCCAATTGCTCGATCCGCGCATGCCGATGGTGCGCATGACCGCGCCGGACCTGCGTATGCTCGATGCCGATGGTAAGCCGCAGCAGAACGAAATTTCCATCCACCCGAAGACTGGAATGATCGTGATGTTTCCGAGCTGGCTGCAACACGCGGTCCGGCCGTTTCACGGCTCCGGGACGCGCATCTCGATCGCAATCAATCTGGTGGCGGCGCTGAAGACTGGCTGA